A window of Ranitomeya variabilis isolate aRanVar5 chromosome 2, aRanVar5.hap1, whole genome shotgun sequence contains these coding sequences:
- the LOC143804090 gene encoding olfactory receptor 13F1-like → MENSNHTSIREFILVGFSQDLPACIVLFALFLIISVLTILGNSYLIVGVIISPQLHTPMYYFLCHLSVLDLGYSLSTVPKLLFDIFFKKRRISAIGCLLQMNVSLFLGGTECLLLAVMAYDRYVAICLPLHYPTIMSRRVCRCITIIMWSGSFLISTVPMMIKPLVFCKENTLNHFACEILALLEVACGDLSFYKITMVVACTFALLSPFILIVVSYICITISILKIQSVGGRSKAFSTCASHLTVVLMFYGTTMTMYMGQAKSFAPYLKYIALIYAVFTPVLNPLIYSLRNNEVKGAFRKILTRVSHP, encoded by the coding sequence ATGGAGAATTCAAATCACACTTCTATTAGAGAATTCATCCTGGTTGGGTTCTCCCAGGACTTGCCGGCTTGTATTGTACTTTTTGCTCTGTTTTTGATCATTTCTGTACTGACCATCTTGGGGAACAGTTATCTGATCGTCGGCGTCATCATCAGTCCTCAGTTGCACACACCGATGTACTATTTCCTGTGTCATTTGTCAGTTTTGGATTTGGGCTACTCGTTATCCACTGTCCCAAAATTGCtgtttgatatattttttaaaaaaagaagaatTTCAGCCATTGGGTGCCTCTTACAAATGAATGTTAGTCTTTTTCTAGGAGGAACAGAATGTCTGTTATTAGCGGTGATGGCCTATGACCGGTATGTCGCGATATGCCTCCCCTTACATTACCCCACCATTATGAGCCGGAGGGTGTGTAGATGTATCACCATCATTATGTGGTCAGGAAGTTTTCTCATTTCAACTGTTCCCATGATGATAAAGCCTCTTGTATTCTGCAAAGAGAACACATTGAACCACTTTGCTTGTGAGATTTTGGCTCTTCTAGAGGTGGCATGTGGCGACCTCTCCTTTTATAAGATAACTATGGTTGTTGCTTGTACATTCGCATTATTGTCACCATTTATTCTCATTGTGGTCTCTTATATTTGTATCACTATTTCTATACTAAAAATCCAATCAGTGGGAGGTAGATctaaagccttctccacctgcgCTTCCCACCTCACTGTGGTGTTGATGTTTTATGGGACAACTATGACCATGTACATGGGACAAGCAAAAAGTTTTGCACCTTACCTGAAATATATTGCACTTATTTATGCTGTTTTTACTCCTGTATTAAATCCTTTGATCTACAGCTTGAGGAATAATGAGGTAAAGGGAGCCTTTCGGAAAATCTTAACCAGAGTTAGCCATCCATAA